ACGGAAAAAGAAGAGCGAGGAGCCGTCGAACAGTATGGCTCCGGAAACGGAGAAAGGCAAAATGAGGAAGTCCTACTTCTTGTTGTTCATCGCTGCGGCGATGATTCTCGTCGTCACCCCCGCGTTCGCCGAGACCGCGTCGGGCGAGACCGTCACGCCGGACGGCGACGGCCCGCCGCAGTACGCGACGGTCGAGGTGAAGGGGGTGGGCGCGAAGTGCGCCGAGGTCGTCGACGGCGTCGAGGTCGTCGTGACGAACCTTCTGAAGGTCCCTATGAGCGTGGAGCTCGACCTCTACGCCATCGGCCTCGTCGACAAGACCGCGGTACGTGACGTCGGCTCGTTCGAGCTGATGGGCAAGGCGTCGGCCAGCGTGCTCGTGGCGGCGGCGGACATGCCGATCCTGAGCGCGTACGGCGCGACCGAGGCGTTCGTCGAGGCCACCGTACTCTTCAACCTCTTCGGCGATCCGACCGAAGCGACGCAGCAGTCGTCGGAGTTCTACTACCGCAACTCGCCCGATTTCGAACAGATGATGACCAGCACGATGCAGGTCGTCATCGACGAAATGGGCGGAGCGCTCTGGGGCGTCGGCGAGGCGAAGGAGGACGACGCGTTCGCCGCGACAGAGGACGACAACGTGCTCGGCATCGTGCAGGACGACTTCGGCGCGGAAACCGTCGTGACTAAGAACGAAGCGTTCGTCGAGCTGTACCAGGACGGCGAGTACATCGGCAGGATCGTCGGCGCTGGCATGGGGATCGGCTCCGGCGGCGCGGCGCAGGAAGTGAAGGTGGGCGATGGCAGCGCTGCGGCGGCCGGGGGTTCGTCTCTTTCCACGCTGCTCGTGAATCCCTGGCCCAAGCTCCGCTTCTGCGGCAAGTGGCGCGTCAGCTACAACGACGCCAACCTGGGCGAGGACTACCTCCCCCACGACACGCTCACCTACGTCCCGGCCAAGTACACCACGGCCAAGGCGTACAAGAAGATTACCATCGGCGGGTACAGTTACTGGACCCAGGTCTGGCCATCCAGCGGCTGGGGCGTGCTCGGCGACGACGGGTGCATCCCGGCCGCGCAAGCGATCGAGATCGTCGGCGGCGCCGAATACAAGCTCACGATGAACACTTGGACGAGCGACGGCTTCAACGACATCTACTCTCTGCCGGAGCTCGATCCGGATGCCGGTTGGACGGACACCTACAGCTCCTACTACACCTACTACACGGCGCCCCCGTACTACACGCGTTGTTCGACACCAACGCAGTGCTACTGGACCCCCGCGATGCAGGTGACGACCACCGGCCCGCAGGTAAACGGCACGGCCGTGGCCGGTTACGTCATCGCGCGCCAGATCGAGACCGGCTACAACCCGACGGCCGGACCTCCCGGTGTGAAAACGCGCATCTACTACTACAACGATGGTGTCGGACATCACTGCACGGGTAGCTATTACAACCCTGGGACTCCGAATGTATGCATCGCCGGTTCAAGC
The window above is part of the Pseudomonadota bacterium genome. Proteins encoded here:
- a CDS encoding ImmA/IrrE family metallo-endopeptidase yields the protein MRKSYFLLFIAAAMILVVTPAFAETASGETVTPDGDGPPQYATVEVKGVGAKCAEVVDGVEVVVTNLLKVPMSVELDLYAIGLVDKTAVRDVGSFELMGKASASVLVAAADMPILSAYGATEAFVEATVLFNLFGDPTEATQQSSEFYYRNSPDFEQMMTSTMQVVIDEMGGALWGVGEAKEDDAFAATEDDNVLGIVQDDFGAETVVTKNEAFVELYQDGEYIGRIVGAGMGIGSGGAAQEVKVGDGSAAAAGGSSLSTLLVNPWPKLRFCGKWRVSYNDANLGEDYLPHDTLTYVPAKYTTAKAYKKITIGGYSYWTQVWPSSGWGVLGDDGCIPAAQAIEIVGGAEYKLTMNTWTSDGFNDIYSLPELDPDAGWTDTYSSYYTYYTAPPYYTRCSTPTQCYWTPAMQVTTTGPQVNGTAVAGYVIARQIETGYNPTAGPPGVKTRIYYYNDGVGHHCTGSYYNPGTPNVCIAGSSTSYRWKFTIGHEIGHRVADYYNGPKPEIMNTDGDNISPKGYASPYFEGHEEDCDELCGCDFMGDLCDGNSGMYCWHCLQSRENISVGQGEGFGYIFATWLFNNKNTNAKLVYGKSVWADPLEPPQPAPYSVNAASNMQWMYSTCNNFMDSLGTEWDWVNFFSNVYATKDAGDPESVRYSMEEINLIWNGSDDSHWSNIRQEVIDQYGYLTQKYNQFYDRADDAEVNH